In Candidatus Delongbacteria bacterium, one genomic interval encodes:
- a CDS encoding clan AA aspartic protease — MNTRIIKIFKLLIIIITVLLGLSIFIAGTVFYKIYTIKDILSNVEAPTSEFIERIHFDYIDNMIIVKAKTNSHSKQNSFLIDTGAPTIISNSFFKNLNPSGIKIINTNYGNSKGAFEEFMVTIDSIKIQGVTFKNIGALVIDDSKMGEKFNSLIDGGVIGYNILSNCMVRIDYDKMILTLAHQDYNFGDIENSKRVNFEFAKLRSKNAEKPKKTNSIKLNLNSIFGDQIQKHQQ; from the coding sequence GTGAATACTAGAATTATTAAAATATTTAAACTCTTAATCATAATTATTACGGTACTTCTAGGTTTATCAATTTTCATTGCAGGTACTGTATTTTATAAGATCTACACTATAAAAGATATTTTAAGTAATGTTGAAGCTCCGACGAGTGAATTTATCGAACGAATTCATTTTGACTACATAGATAATATGATAATTGTTAAAGCGAAAACTAATTCTCATTCAAAGCAAAACAGCTTCCTAATTGACACTGGTGCTCCAACAATTATCTCTAATAGTTTCTTCAAAAATTTAAACCCTTCTGGTATAAAAATAATCAATACTAATTATGGTAATAGCAAAGGTGCCTTTGAAGAATTTATGGTTACAATTGATTCTATTAAAATTCAAGGAGTTACATTTAAAAATATTGGTGCACTTGTAATTGATGATTCAAAAATGGGTGAAAAATTTAATTCTTTAATTGATGGTGGAGTAATTGGTTACAATATTTTATCTAATTGCATGGTACGAATTGATTATGATAAAATGATTCTGACATTGGCACATCAAGATTATAATTTTGGAGATATTGAAAATAGCAAAAGAGTTAATTTTGAATTCGCTAAATTAAGATCTAAGAATGCTGAAAAACCAAAAAAAACTAACTCGATTAAGTTAAATTTAAATAGTATTTTTGGAGATCAAATCCAAAAACACCAACAATAG
- a CDS encoding S8 family serine peptidase, with protein MYFLNIIIILSVLVKLINASDIKLYKAIKQINGQSIINAGYTGKNVKIGIIDAGFDGLANWEVFQNIRDNDLIKYKKNFVPDSITGLYEGQHGSWVLSYIVGKLDNYQEGLAPNAEIYIARNEFGPDDYRIEEIYLEQAIEEMYDLGVRLINISSGYTDKFDNSDEEYNPEDMNGQTSYISQVCKKFADKGVIFVVAAGNEGNWWKFWSGLISTPADVENVISVGATDFNILFNTENNGKSILKADYSGVGPEFLNYVKPDFVCYSEQGCSMSAPIITGLIATMLEIDNSLTVNQVKEILKKSSTLYPYPNNYIGYGVPDAAKVLSYMTKPEINLPESVLIEVNEDEYEFKTDSDEIFVFYKKDEHIVESQEFESSSNGKFILKRSGSSRTSVVLGKDTVYEIVWKD; from the coding sequence ATGTACTTCTTAAATATAATAATTATTCTATCAGTTTTGGTTAAACTTATAAACGCCAGTGATATCAAGTTATACAAAGCAATAAAACAAATTAATGGTCAATCTATAATAAATGCTGGTTATACTGGAAAAAATGTAAAAATAGGGATTATTGATGCAGGTTTTGATGGGTTAGCCAATTGGGAAGTGTTTCAAAATATAAGGGATAACGATCTTATAAAATATAAAAAGAATTTTGTTCCAGATAGTATAACCGGACTCTATGAAGGGCAACACGGATCCTGGGTTCTTTCTTACATTGTTGGAAAACTGGATAACTATCAGGAAGGATTAGCTCCAAATGCTGAAATATATATCGCACGAAATGAATTTGGACCTGATGATTATCGAATTGAAGAAATTTATCTGGAGCAAGCAATTGAGGAAATGTATGATCTTGGTGTTAGACTAATTAATATCTCTTCTGGATATACTGATAAATTTGACAATAGCGACGAAGAATATAATCCTGAAGATATGAATGGACAAACCTCTTATATCTCACAAGTGTGTAAAAAATTTGCAGATAAAGGTGTAATTTTCGTTGTCGCTGCTGGAAATGAGGGTAATTGGTGGAAATTTTGGAGTGGATTGATTTCTACTCCTGCAGATGTTGAGAATGTGATAAGTGTTGGTGCTACTGATTTTAACATTCTTTTCAATACTGAAAACAATGGAAAAAGTATTTTAAAAGCTGACTATTCTGGAGTTGGCCCAGAATTTTTAAATTATGTCAAACCTGATTTTGTATGTTATTCTGAACAAGGTTGTTCCATGTCTGCACCAATTATTACTGGCTTAATTGCCACAATGCTTGAGATCGACAATAGTTTAACAGTAAATCAAGTAAAGGAGATTTTAAAAAAATCTAGCACTCTTTATCCATATCCTAACAATTACATTGGTTATGGAGTCCCTGATGCAGCTAAAGTTCTAAGCTATATGACCAAACCAGAAATAAATTTACCTGAGTCTGTACTTATCGAGGTGAATGAAGATGAGTATGAGTTTAAAACTGATAGTGACGAAATATTTGTTTTTTACAAGAAAGATGAGCATATTGTTGAATCACAAGAATTTGAATCATCATCAAATGGTAAATTTATCCTAAAAAGAAGTGGTAGTTCTAGAACAAGTGTAGTATTAGGCAAAGATACAGTATACGAGATAGTGTGGAAAGATTAA